A single region of the Duganella sp. BuS-21 genome encodes:
- a CDS encoding Flp family type IVb pilin, whose product MNAIITAAKQFGRDEDGITAIEYGLIAATMVAAVVAAFGLLGPALRDAFAAIASKINPAAPTP is encoded by the coding sequence ATGAACGCGATTATTACAGCTGCCAAGCAATTTGGGCGCGACGAAGACGGTATCACGGCAATTGAGTATGGCTTGATCGCCGCCACCATGGTGGCCGCCGTGGTGGCCGCCTTCGGTTTGCTGGGACCGGCATTGCGGGACGCTTTCGCCGCCATCGCCAGCAAGATCAACCCGGCAGCGCCAACGCCCTAG